The following proteins are co-located in the Cryptosporidium parvum Iowa II chromosome 6, whole genome shotgun sequence genome:
- a CDS encoding myosin-related protein yields MDLQLEKKEVLESRSLVWVKHPKLAWAPATILRREEQGFVARVEDGLEVKITSEHAEKHSVHKSSLSGIPNLLVLGDYCEGALLHNVRTRYYQDNIYTCIGNLILISINPYKVIPELYGRNLFNLYRNGLESVNSMNSSQKSDENKSDQYSGLPPHIFKMAQNAYDSLFKDKKSQSIIITGESGAGKTEATKIILCYLANIQKSTSSFDFTGGRPNSALSPSIYSCNASPISLVSPKTDDSSIENLVLRSNPILEAFGNAKTIRNDNSSRFGKFIEIYFDATGKLRGASISNYLLEKCRLTNQQEGERNYHIFYCLAAGVSKGIFPESISEELNIKFQEDFEIIRENIEIPGRDDCSEMKEVLECLKCIGLCESEIFEILRICAGILHLCNFDFIQESASDAPKVRDDQMDSFNSAYKLLKLDPNELLNVFQWKKLKDPETGRIIRMPVSLEAAFQTRDSMAKAIYSKLFDWLVFRINKSMTNGLMNNNIGGGTGQDILSKKNFSGRSIGLLDIYGFEVFDCNSFEQFCINFSNEKLQQQFNHQMFQEEQQVYEGEGIDWTRIDFIDNKVIIDSLEKKPNGIFPLLDSECLMPQGSDSSFLNKILKLSGDSNKTHNSNQIIYKPSKMSNSSFAVSHYAGPVIYDTRGFLEKNRDQLHSDVTDLLKLSESCLIIELFNSRQSNENLAKRSSISRSGTGIKLSEDQSSNANSNTINRPKGILVTVSGAFRDQLNGLIETLNSTSPSYIRCIKPNSRKAVHEFDSLDVLRQLRCAGMLESIRIRRSGYSVRRKFKDFYNRYKILYPSFESHDFTGAKNYSLICRKILEKFQSDLQEGLNEEERRKWDYSWQIGKTQVFVKDSLQTHLEHSVSEACHKYCTSISATWRMYKAKKEYKQIRKASFSIQSRWRSFQIRKSFLAILGSRIQAARVIQRRYRDHLKIKEQIKQKEIRNIPELNTVPKDIDHDQKVPKLLDRIENQDNDQNLSSNSVPTNVSRLWEILDSLQTNSDKTRQDLEQNKEVVERKDEEIANSKIEIGSLKDRITLYEGQISSLESKIKLMESEHKRIISDLEYKMEISKISMETETSRISESYESQKSDLNNKILVLEQKIEVEKNRVLYLERLLEQSDKDLSALRKQFSAEIEDRQHEREYCMKETERYRETQVKLQSQLSILEQSRLASLKNVEDLNKYKTRTQELEKENSALRQELSEKNERISQLEAANQQLKSSKQLGSQKLDHSYSTIMSRSDISTCEDVISLSGSGTPNYYHIHPSQKSSANSLRLAELENQYSELVDINNQLRENVDILEDDKATLQKRILELFVERRALMDENKSLNVRVRQKSTQVDALKSTLTELRNTAENSLNEIRSEWESCVQRLEATQYALMESSKELEVVRSERDELLACLDDVQHFTEATMKRRQRSLTSCITANDPDHITAESSEIPSYIPYDNNIDSSNNLNIMNTHSPMVNSYRRKHNKGTEN; encoded by the coding sequence ATGGATCTCCAGttagaaaaaaaggaaGTTCTAGAGAGCAGAAGTTTGGTTTGGGTAAAGCACCCAAAATTGGCTTGGGCTCCAGCCACTATATTAAGAAGAGAGGAACAAGGTTTTGTGGCTAGAGTTGAGGATGGCTTAGAGGTAAAGATTACCAGTGAACATGCTGAGAAGCATTCTGTTCATAAATCTAGTTTATCTGGTATACCTAATCTTTTAGTTTTGGGAGATTATTGTGAGGGAGCTTTGTTACATAATGTAAGAACAAGGTATTACCAAGATAACATATATACTTGTATAGGAAATCttatattaattagtaTCAATCCATATAAGGTAATCCCAGAGCTTTATGGTAGAAATCtgtttaatttatatagaAATGGCTTAGAATCTGTGAACTCTATGAATTCTAGCCAAAAATCTGACGAGAATAAAAGTGACCAATACAGTGGACTACCTCCTCATATTTTTAAGATGGCTCAGAATGCATATGACTCCttatttaaagataagAAGAGTCAGAGCATTATAATTACTGGAGAAAGTGGAGCAGGGAAAACAGAAGCAACAAAGATCATTCTATGCTATTTAGCAAATATACAAAAATCTACATCCTCTTTTGATTTTACTGGTGGTCGTCCTAATTCTGCCTTAAGTCCCTCAATTTACTCATGTAATGCAAGTCCTATAAGTTTAGTTTCCCCAAAGACTGATGATTCTTCAATAGAGAATCTTGTGTTAAGAAGTAATCCTATCTTAGAAGCTTTTGGTAATGCAAAAACAATAAGAAATGATAACTCATCTAGATTTGGAAAGTTCATAGAAATCTATTTTGATGCAACTGGGAAGTTAAGAGGAGCATCTATTTCGAACTACCTTTTAGAGAAATGTAGGCTTACAAACCAACAAGAAGGTGAAAGGAATTACCATATATTCTATTGTCTTGCAGCAGGAGTATCCAAAGGGATCTTCCCAGAATCAATTTCAGAAGAGcttaatattaagtttCAGGAAGATTTTGAGATCATTAGAGAGAACATTGAGATTCCAGGAAGAGATGATTGTTCTGAAATGAAGGAAGTTTTAGAGTGTTTAAAGTGTATTGGACTTTGTGAATCTGAAATTTTTGAGATCTTGAGAATATGTGCCGGTATACTACATCTTTGTAACtttgattttattcaaGAAAGTGCAAGTGATGCTCCGAAGGTACGAGATGACCAGATGgattcttttaattcagcctataaattacttaaatTGGATCCAAATGAACTTTTGAATGTATTTCAATGGAAGAAACTTAAAGATCCTGAGACAGGAAGAATTATAAGGATGCCAGTTTCATTAGAAGCAGCTTTTCAAACAAGAGACTCAATGGCAAAAGCAATATACTcgaaattatttgattggTTAGtttttagaattaataaatccatGACAAATGGATtgatgaataataatattggagGAGGTACCGGACAAGATATTTTGTCTAAGAAGAATTTTTCAGGAAGATCAATAGGTCTTTTGGATATTTATGGTTTTGAAGTCTTTGATTGTAACTCTTTTGAACAATTTTGTATTAACTTTAGTAACGAAAAGCTTCAACAACAGTTTAATCATCAGATGTTCCAAGAAGAACAACAAGTTTACGAAGGAGAAGGTATCGACTGGACAAGGattgattttattgataataaggTAATTATTGATTCTCTTGAAAAGAAGCCAAATGGTATTTTTCCACTATTAGATTCCGAATGTTTAATGCCTCAAGGATCAGATTCATCATTCTTAAATAAGATTTTAAAGTTGTCAGGAGATTCAAATAAGACTCATAATAGTAATCAGATAATTTATAAACCAAGTAAGATGTCAAATAGCAGCTTTGCTGTTTCACATTATGCTGGTCCAGTAATTTACGATACCAGAGGATTTTTGGAGAAGAACAGAGATCAACTTCATTCAGATGTTACAGATCTTTTAAAGTTATCAGAATCATGtctaataattgaattatttaattccagacaatcaaatgaaaatttagCAAAAAgatcttcaatttcaagATCCGGTACCGGTATAAAATTGAGTGAAGATCAATCATCAAATgcaaattcaaatacaaTTAATCGACCAAAAGGAATTCTAGTAACAGTTAGTGGAGCTTTTAGAGATCAGCTTAATGGACTGATTGAGACTTTGAATAGTACATCTCCAAGCTATATTAGGTGTATAAAGCCAAATAGTAGAAAGGCAGTGCATGAATTTGATAGCTTGGATGTATTACGTCAATTAAGATGTGCGGGTATGCTTGAGAGTATTAGGATTCGAAGATCTGGATACAGTGTAAGAAGAAAGtttaaagatttttatAATAGATATAAGATCCTTTATCCCTCTTTTGAGTCTCACGACTTTACTGGAGCTAAGAATTACTCATTGATTTGTAGGAAGATCTTAGAGAAGTTTCAGAGTGATCTTCAGGAGGGTCTAAATGAGGAGGAAAGAAGAAAGTGGGATTATTCTTGGCAAATTGGAAAGACTCAAGTTTTTGTTAAAGATTCTTTACAAACTCATCTAGAACATTCAGTATCTGAAGCTTGTCACAAATATTGTACAAGTATCTCAGCAACTTGGAGGATGTACAAAGCAAAGAAAGAGTATAAACAAATTAGAAAAGCTTCATTTAGTATCCAATCAAGATGGAGGTCATTCCAGATTAGGAAATCTTTCTTAGCAATTTTGGGATCTAGAATTCAAGCTGCAAGGGTTATTCAAAGGAGATATAGAGatcatttgaaaataaaggaaCAAATTAAACAGAAAGAAATCAGAAATATACCCGAATTGAATACGGTACCTAAAGATATTGATCATGATCAAAAGGTACCGAAATTATTGGATAGAATTGAAAATCAAGATAATGATCAGAATTTATCGTCAAACTCAGTTCCAACAAATGTTTCAAGACTTTGGGAGATTTTGGATTCTTTACAGACAAATAGTGACAAAACTAGACAAGATCTAGAACAAAATAAGGAGGTAGTAGAGAGAAAGGATGAAGAGATTGCAAATTCAAAGATAGAAATAGGATCACTCAAAGATAGAATAACTTTATATGAGGGCCAAATTAGCTCTTTAGAGTCAAAGATTAAGTTAATGGAATCTGAGCATAAAAGAATCATCAGTGATTTAGAATATAAGATGGAGATTTCAAAGATTTCTATGGAGACTGAGACTAGTAGGATTTCAGAATCCTATGAATCACAGAAATCTGATCTCAATAACAAGATCTTGGTTTTAGAGCAGAAAATAGAGGTTGAGAAGAACAGAGTATTGTATTTGGAAAGACTCTTAGAGCAATCTGATAAGGATTTGTCAGCTCTTAGAAAGCAGTTTTCTGCAGAAATTGAGGATAGACAACATGAGAGAGAATATTGTATGAAAGAGACAGAAAGGTACCGTGAAACACAGGTAAAACTTCAAAGTCAGCTTTCCATTCTAGAGCAGTCCAGATTAGCCTCTTTGAAGAATGTAGAAGATCTGAATAAGTATAAAACAAGAACTCAAGAGCTTGAGAAGGAGAATTCTGCTCTAAGACAGGAACTTAGTGAAAAGAATGAACGAATTTCCCAGCTAGAGGCAGCAAATCAACAACTAAAGTCCTCAAAACAGTTGGGATCGCAAAAACTCGACCATAGTTACTCAACCATAATGAGTAGATCTGATATTTCTACATGTGAAGATGTTATTTCTCTAAGCGGAAGCGGAACTCCAAACTACTACCATATTCACCCTTCACAAAAGTCTTCAGCAAATTCTTTAAGGTTAGCAGAATTAGAAAACCAATACTCTGAACTTGTCGATATCAATAACCAATTAAGAGAAAATGTTGATATCTTAGAGGACGATAAAGCAACCTTGCAAAAAAGGATTCTTGAACTTTTTGTTGAAAGAAGAGCATTAATGGACGAAAATAAGTCTTTAAATGTTAGAGTTCGTCAGAAATCTACACAAGTTGATGCCCTTAAATCTACTCTAACAGAACTCAGGAATACCGCTGAAAACAGTCTAAATGAGATCAGAAGTGAATGGGAAAGTTGTGTTCAAAGACTAGAAGCTACTCAATATGCTTTAATGGAATCCAGCAAAGAATTGGAAGTAGTTCGATCAGAAAGAGACGAGCTTCTAGCTTGTCTAGATGATGTACAACACTTCACTGAAGCTACGATGAAAAGAAGACAAAGATCTCTAACTTCTTGCATCACCGCCAATGATCCTGATCATATAACCGCTGAATCTTCTGAAATTCCAAGCTATATTCCTTACGATAACAATATAGACTCCTCGAACAATCTTAATATCATGAATACTCACTCTCCTATGGTTAATTCTTATAGAAGAAAACATAATAAAGGTACAGAGAATTaa
- a CDS encoding phosphoglycerate mutase family — protein MWFFIRHAESANNATNNNDSTDLGEKYSDERVPDPTLTELGRIQAEKTGLYLASESVKVWKQEREDQKSMNLASPTFKAIYCSPMQRSLETANEIQKILSIPVFVNPDLCEVGGVFKGRRHVYSPRESKEVCGGKKRSEIMEEFPNFQLDDRITEKGWWGKPQETFKEASERAQKVAELLWEISCEDLQKKGTEYQGNTNILISHGLFQDMIMKRLFMHRSPLPSLEESAIFPCENCAISQIVLYDHNIRQYEDTSHKDYSQNNPRRVCICIKWNSSHHLEDNERTTTRIYPNSRRNHQNTKNCSNSSSSSNTNNHF, from the coding sequence ATGTGGTTTTTTATTAGGCATGCAGAGTCAGCAAACAATGCAACCAATAACAATGATTCAACAGATTTAGGAGAAAAGTATAGTGATGAAAGAGTTCCAGATCCAACATTAACGGAGTTAGGACGTATACAGGCAGAAAAAACTGGATTATATTTAGCTTCAGAAAGTGTTAAGGTGTGGAAACAAGAAAGGGAAGACCAGAAGTCAATGAATTTGGCTAGTCCAACATTCAAAGCAATTTATTGTTCGCCAATGCAAAGGTCATTAGAGACTGCAAATGAGATCCAGAAAATTCTTAGTATTCCAGTATTTGTAAATCCAGATCTATGTGAAGTTGGAGGAGTTTTTAAAGGCAGAAGACATGTCTATAGTCCCAGAGAATCAAAAGAAGTTTGTGGCGGGAAAAAAAGGAGTGAAATAATGGAAGAATTCccaaattttcaattagaTGATAGGATCACAGAAAAAGGGTGGTGGGGAAAACCTCAAGAAACTTTCAAAGAGGCCTCTGAGAGAGCACAAAAAGTTGCAGAATTATTATGGGAAATTAGTTGCGAAGATTTGCAAAAAAAAGGTACCGAATATCAAGGAAATACTAATATTCTAATTAGTCATGGACTTTTTCAAGATATGATAATGAAGAGACTATTCATGCATAGAAGTCCTCTCCCATCCTTAGAGGAGTCTGCCATTTTCCCGTGTGAAAATTGCGCAATTAGTCAGATTGTATTGTATGACCACAATATTAGACAATATGAAGATACTAGCCACAAAGACtattctcaaaataatCCGAGACGAGTGtgtatttgtattaaatgGAACTCTTCACACCATTTAGAGGATAATGAAAGAACTACAACAAGAATCTATCCAAATTCTAGGCGTAATCACCAAAATACTAAAAATTGTAGTAATAGcagtagtagtagtaatactaataatcatttttaa
- a CDS encoding 40S ribosomal protein S5 (transcripts identified by EST), which produces FKKIGLRNEVKMATFSTSDVKLFGKWSYDDVNVSDLSLVDYIAVKDKACVYAPVTAGRYQVKRFRKALCPIVERLVCSLMMHGRNNGKKNQAIRIVRAAFDIIHLVTDQNPIQVFVDAVKNGGPREDSTSIGSAGAVRRQAVDVSPLRRVNQAIYLICTGARTQAFRNIKTIAECLADEIMNCAKENPNSYAIKRKDEVERVAKANR; this is translated from the coding sequence tttaaaaaaattggtTTAAGAAACGAAGTCAAAATGGCAACTTTCTCTACTTCTGATGTTAAATTATTCGGCAAGTGGTCTTATGACGATGTCAATGTTTCTGACTTATCTCTTGTAGATTACATTGCCGTCAAGGACAAGGCTTGCGTATATGCTCCAGTTACTGCAGGTAGATACCAAGTTAAGCGTTTTAGAAAGGCTCTTTGCCCAATTGTTGAAAGACTTGTATGTTCTTTAATGATGCATGGTAGAAACAATGGTAAAAAGAACCAGGCTATACGTATAGTTCGTGCTGcttttgatattattcATCTCGTCACTGATCAAAATCCAATTCAAGTCTTTGTAGATGCTGTTAAGAATGGAGGTCCTCGTGAAGATTCTACTAGTATTGGTTCTGCTGGTGCTGTCAGACGTCAAGCTGTTGACGTTTCACCATTGAGACGTGTCAACCAAGCTATTTATCTTATTTGTACTGGTGCTCGTACTCAGGCTTTCAGAAACATCAAGACCATTGCTGAATGCTTGGCTGATGAAATTATGAACTGTGCCAAGGAAAATCCAAATAGCTATGCTATTAAGAGAAAGGATGAGGTAGAACGTGTTGCTAAAGCAAATCgataa